The Acidianus manzaensis genome has a window encoding:
- a CDS encoding M48 family metalloprotease → MKYEKHVQFQLGNKTITAKIRDGDYINAFSLYNGDIILTSASLNLKEEEIKAMIAHELGHIKLHHHIKMLILINILVFALLNSVTNILFFIPLAITLILFQRYLSRFFELQADSFATRIVDKEVLHEIIIKYGERKSNILSTHPSALTRIKKI, encoded by the coding sequence ATGAAATATGAAAAGCATGTTCAATTTCAATTAGGGAATAAAACCATTACCGCAAAAATAAGAGATGGAGACTATATAAATGCCTTTTCTCTATATAACGGAGATATTATTTTAACTTCTGCTAGTCTAAATTTAAAGGAAGAAGAAATTAAGGCTATGATTGCTCATGAATTAGGACATATAAAGTTGCATCATCATATAAAGATGCTAATTTTAATAAATATTTTAGTATTTGCATTATTAAATAGTGTAACAAATATACTATTTTTTATCCCTTTAGCAATAACTCTAATTCTATTTCAGAGATATTTATCCAGATTCTTTGAATTACAAGCAGATTCATTTGCTACTAGAATAGTAGATAAGGAAGTACTTCATGAGATTATAATTAAATATGGAGAAAGAAAATCAAATATTTTATCTACTCATCCGTCTGCTTTAACAAGAATAAAGAAAATATAA
- a CDS encoding zinc-dependent dehydrogenase translates to MKAILLENGKPVLKEVPVPTLQDGDVLVKMKACGLCGTDVEKICGQYTASQPILGHEPAGIISQSKVDWLKEGDRVFAHHHVPCYECYYCKKGSPTMCPYYRKTNLDPGGFAEYFRVPAWNVSKGGILKLPDSVSFDEASFIEPLATVIRGQRRVFIDKDDYVLVVGAGPMGLLHVLLAKANGAGKVFVSDVSDFRNDYSLKVGADEALNPKNVDVISEIKKNTDGRGVDVSIIASGAPSAILTGLNAVRKGGRVLLFGVPYKGTILNYDISNLLNYEISIISSNAAVEEDTKEALKMIYEKKVDVMKLVTHKFKLDEFNDAVRIAKEGKTIKAIIYD, encoded by the coding sequence GTGAAAGCAATACTTTTAGAAAATGGAAAGCCAGTACTTAAAGAAGTTCCAGTTCCAACTTTGCAAGATGGGGACGTCCTAGTTAAAATGAAGGCTTGTGGACTCTGCGGAACTGATGTGGAGAAAATCTGCGGACAATATACTGCTTCTCAACCTATTTTAGGACATGAACCTGCAGGAATTATTTCACAATCTAAAGTAGATTGGTTGAAAGAAGGAGATAGAGTTTTTGCTCACCATCATGTTCCTTGTTATGAATGTTATTACTGCAAAAAAGGAAGCCCAACAATGTGTCCATATTATAGAAAAACCAATTTAGATCCAGGTGGATTTGCAGAATACTTTAGAGTTCCCGCATGGAATGTCAGTAAAGGAGGAATACTAAAATTACCCGATTCAGTAAGTTTTGATGAAGCATCTTTTATTGAACCATTAGCAACAGTTATAAGAGGACAAAGAAGAGTTTTCATTGACAAGGACGATTATGTTTTAGTTGTCGGAGCAGGACCAATGGGATTACTTCATGTTCTTTTAGCTAAAGCAAATGGTGCAGGAAAAGTTTTCGTCTCAGATGTATCAGATTTTAGAAACGACTATTCCTTAAAAGTAGGTGCAGACGAAGCATTGAATCCTAAGAATGTGGACGTTATAAGCGAAATAAAGAAAAATACTGATGGAAGAGGTGTAGATGTAAGTATTATAGCATCTGGAGCTCCATCAGCAATACTTACAGGATTAAATGCTGTAAGAAAAGGAGGAAGAGTATTGCTTTTTGGCGTACCATATAAAGGAACTATTTTAAATTATGATATAAGTAATCTCTTAAATTACGAAATTTCTATAATTTCTAGTAATGCTGCTGTAGAAGAAGACACTAAAGAAGCATTAAAAATGATTTATGAGAAGAAAGTTGATGTAATGAAATTAGTCACTCATAAATTTAAGTTAGATGAATTTAATGATGCCGTAAGGATAGCTAAGGAAGGCAAGACCATAAAGGCTATAATATATGATTGA
- a CDS encoding cobalamin biosynthesis protein, with protein sequence MLPILFIALLIDLVLGEPPIYIHPVVLTGKISEELIKPFAGYLYGLFLWIISVIPVQLLFLSPLLIPSYGVFIILKIILLSFILKTTFSIKMLYSIVNKSKLLDNKSRSLVQQIVRRDLSKADKGHIASAAIESLFESLVDGITSPLFWFLLLGLFGALLQRLANTMDSMVGYKTKELYREGYFSAKVDTILNYLPARLTALFMLISGFFLHFDVKKGINALKESKIESPNAKYPISIAAGILGIKLEKIGYYSVGEGNLPDCKDIENSLKLFKMTLSLYIIFISIIYYSLYGLAFLSYPYGIIKFI encoded by the coding sequence TTGCTTCCTATATTATTTATTGCATTACTTATAGATTTAGTCTTAGGAGAACCGCCTATTTATATTCATCCAGTAGTTTTGACTGGAAAAATTTCAGAGGAGCTAATTAAACCTTTTGCAGGATACTTATATGGACTATTTCTATGGATAATTTCAGTTATACCAGTACAATTACTATTCTTGTCACCATTACTTATTCCTAGCTATGGAGTGTTTATAATCTTAAAAATAATTCTATTATCCTTTATTTTAAAGACTACTTTTTCAATTAAAATGTTATACAGTATAGTAAATAAGTCGAAATTATTAGATAATAAGTCTAGATCTTTAGTTCAGCAGATTGTTAGAAGAGATTTATCTAAAGCGGATAAAGGTCACATCGCTTCTGCTGCTATAGAATCCTTATTCGAAAGCTTAGTTGATGGGATTACTTCTCCCTTATTCTGGTTCTTATTACTTGGATTATTTGGTGCGTTACTTCAAAGATTAGCTAATACTATGGATAGTATGGTAGGATATAAGACTAAAGAACTTTATAGAGAAGGCTATTTTTCAGCTAAAGTGGATACTATATTGAATTATTTACCTGCTAGGCTTACTGCATTATTTATGCTAATTTCCGGTTTTTTTCTTCATTTTGACGTCAAAAAGGGAATTAATGCTTTAAAAGAAAGTAAAATAGAGAGTCCAAACGCAAAATATCCTATTTCAATCGCGGCAGGTATTTTAGGAATAAAACTAGAAAAAATAGGATATTATTCTGTAGGAGAAGGAAACTTACCTGATTGCAAGGATATTGAAAATTCTTTGAAATTATTTAAAATGACTCTCTCCTTATATATTATTTTTATTTCAATCATATATTATAGCCTTTATGGTCTTGCCTTCCTTAGCTATCCTTACGGCATCATTAAATTCATCTAA
- a CDS encoding adenosylcobinamide-GDP ribazoletransferase, whose amino-acid sequence MKSLKGILSQISFFTIIPSVKGDIDLVAEYSFISPILVGTITGLIDFISYFLIYFLIGNLAKYALIIIIEILRGFNHLDGLLDFGDALMIRGDYQKRVKALKDVEIGSGGIGLGFVYLILMFIAVDKLSSPSIYLMLSLISAEVLSRGLGMLNLSILSPMDFSYLGKIFHSKLRDKYIWIILQLIPFILGYSLIVFVILFILFYYLGKIILRGSSGDLTGAIITLSFPLFLLSEEKYCFLYYLLHYL is encoded by the coding sequence GTGAAGTCTTTAAAAGGAATCCTTTCACAAATATCATTCTTTACTATTATTCCTTCAGTAAAGGGAGACATCGATTTAGTAGCAGAATATAGCTTTATTTCTCCAATATTAGTAGGAACAATAACGGGACTAATAGATTTTATTTCATATTTTCTTATTTATTTTCTTATAGGAAATTTGGCTAAATATGCATTAATTATCATTATTGAAATACTACGAGGTTTTAATCATCTTGATGGTTTACTGGATTTTGGAGATGCGTTAATGATTAGAGGAGATTATCAGAAGAGAGTAAAGGCATTAAAAGATGTTGAAATAGGTAGTGGCGGAATAGGGTTAGGTTTTGTATATCTAATATTGATGTTTATTGCAGTAGATAAGTTATCATCTCCATCAATTTATTTGATGCTTTCTTTAATTTCTGCAGAGGTTTTATCAAGAGGCTTAGGTATGCTTAATCTTTCAATTTTATCTCCTATGGATTTTAGTTATTTAGGAAAGATATTTCACTCAAAACTTAGAGACAAATATATATGGATAATTTTACAGCTCATCCCTTTTATACTTGGATATTCTCTAATTGTCTTTGTCATCCTTTTTATTCTCTTTTATTATTTAGGTAAGATTATACTAAGGGGTTCTTCAGGAGATCTAACTGGAGCTATAATAACTTTATCTTTTCCTCTATTCTTATTATCTGAGGAGAAATATTGCTTCCTATATTATTTATTGCATTACTTATAG
- a CDS encoding cobyric acid synthase yields the protein MPIIISSTMSDSGKSFVTTGLVRLLNGIPFKAQNMSLNSFPSVEGGEIAFIQAFQSLGRGLKPRNFMNPVLLKPSGNGIEVILYGKSLGNINPKEYYSMIFEIWDKKIKRELKTDMIIEGAGGIEPNFLDRDITTIFPMKEGIPSILVLDIDRGGSFSSAYGVYEMLPPSLRPMLKGFIINKFRGEKSFLDDAITWLEQRTSMKYLGAIPYLDKTPIMAEDSMNISEIGDGEINVAIINYPYMSNFNEFQAFEKSNASVTFINNPKKAEKADLIILPGSRNTFKSLAWLKERGFIEVLRKKPVLGICGGFQIMGKKLIDPYGIESGKPREYEGLGFFDFEVRFDMEKVVSISIAENERRGKIVGYEIRRGKINYYEDKPFLTITKRNEIETNIQDGAFKGNKMGYSIHGSLYNSSILDLFDIKIFSKSLEEEIYEMASKTEKVIRDNVDIDKVKELYNIKYPR from the coding sequence ATGCCAATTATAATTTCTTCAACAATGAGCGACTCAGGAAAATCATTTGTAACTACGGGGCTTGTCAGATTACTTAATGGAATTCCTTTTAAAGCACAAAATATGTCCCTAAATAGCTTTCCATCAGTAGAAGGAGGAGAAATTGCATTCATTCAAGCATTTCAATCGCTAGGAAGAGGATTAAAACCTAGAAATTTCATGAATCCAGTATTATTAAAGCCATCTGGAAATGGAATTGAAGTAATTTTATATGGTAAATCATTAGGTAATATTAATCCTAAGGAATATTATTCTATGATTTTTGAAATTTGGGATAAAAAAATCAAGAGAGAATTAAAAACTGACATGATAATAGAAGGAGCAGGTGGAATAGAACCCAATTTCCTAGATAGAGATATAACAACTATCTTCCCAATGAAAGAAGGAATTCCTTCTATTCTTGTTTTAGATATAGATAGAGGTGGATCTTTCTCATCAGCATATGGAGTTTATGAAATGTTACCTCCATCATTAAGACCGATGCTAAAAGGTTTCATAATAAATAAATTCAGAGGAGAAAAATCATTTTTAGATGACGCAATTACTTGGCTAGAACAAAGAACATCCATGAAGTATTTAGGAGCAATACCATATTTAGATAAAACTCCTATTATGGCAGAAGATTCAATGAATATAAGCGAAATAGGAGATGGAGAAATAAACGTTGCTATAATCAATTATCCTTATATGAGCAATTTTAATGAATTTCAAGCTTTTGAAAAATCTAACGCCTCAGTTACTTTTATTAACAATCCTAAAAAGGCGGAAAAAGCAGATCTAATTATTCTTCCGGGTAGTAGGAACACTTTCAAATCATTAGCCTGGTTAAAAGAAAGAGGATTTATAGAAGTTCTAAGGAAAAAACCAGTACTAGGAATATGTGGTGGTTTTCAAATAATGGGTAAAAAATTAATTGATCCGTATGGTATCGAAAGCGGAAAGCCTAGAGAGTATGAAGGTCTAGGATTTTTTGATTTTGAAGTAAGATTCGATATGGAAAAGGTAGTTTCAATAAGTATAGCAGAAAATGAAAGAAGAGGAAAAATTGTGGGATATGAAATAAGAAGAGGAAAAATTAATTACTACGAAGATAAACCTTTTTTGACAATAACTAAAAGAAATGAAATAGAAACCAATATCCAAGATGGAGCATTTAAAGGTAATAAGATGGGTTATAGTATCCATGGCTCATTATATAATTCAAGTATTCTAGATCTTTTTGACATAAAGATATTTAGTAAAAGTTTAGAAGAAGAAATATATGAAATGGCATCTAAAACAGAGAAAGTAATAAGGGATAATGTAGACATAGATAAAGTTAAAGAATTATATAACATTAAATATCCTAGATAA
- a CDS encoding ATP-binding protein, which yields MFNPSEFIKEIEPQLIKFKDEKILAAISGGVDSTTAAVLMYKILGKNVIPVMIDTGFLRKNEANIVKNSLKDIIPIKIIDKSKEFISNLEGLEDAEEKRKKFRDLFYNTLSELIKEYKITYLVQGTIAADWIETQGGIKTQHNVLVQLGIDTEKTWGFKVIEPLADLYKNEVREVARYLGLPKEISERQPFPGPGLLVRIIGRVTKEKLEIEREANSIVEKYLDGKGYSQYFSAILESNKILDQTISADLGEKVFTYKNKATGVKGDVRSFGKIASIDSNCDYDKLRETVQKITKYDITHVLLKLKEKDQDLPYSIAIRAVITEDFMTADFAKIDKGILNKIADEIMDIPKVKEVLYDITSKPPATIEFE from the coding sequence GTGTTTAATCCTTCAGAATTTATCAAAGAAATCGAGCCACAATTAATAAAATTTAAAGATGAAAAAATTTTAGCAGCAATAAGCGGTGGAGTAGACAGTACTACAGCTGCAGTATTAATGTATAAAATTTTAGGCAAGAATGTAATACCAGTAATGATTGATACTGGATTTTTGAGAAAAAATGAAGCTAATATTGTGAAGAATTCTCTAAAAGATATTATTCCAATTAAAATTATTGATAAAAGCAAAGAATTTATAAGTAATTTGGAAGGCTTAGAAGATGCAGAAGAAAAAAGGAAAAAATTTAGAGATTTATTTTATAATACGCTTTCAGAATTAATAAAAGAATATAAAATAACTTATCTAGTTCAAGGAACTATAGCTGCGGATTGGATAGAAACTCAAGGGGGTATAAAAACTCAACACAACGTTCTAGTTCAGCTAGGTATAGATACAGAGAAAACATGGGGATTTAAAGTAATAGAACCGTTAGCTGACTTATATAAAAATGAAGTAAGAGAAGTTGCAAGATATTTAGGCTTACCAAAAGAAATTTCAGAAAGACAACCATTTCCTGGGCCTGGTCTTTTAGTGAGAATAATAGGTAGAGTAACTAAAGAAAAATTAGAAATAGAAAGAGAAGCTAATAGTATTGTAGAAAAATATTTAGATGGAAAAGGATATTCTCAATATTTTTCTGCTATCTTGGAGTCAAATAAAATTTTAGATCAAACAATTTCTGCAGATTTAGGAGAAAAAGTATTTACGTATAAGAATAAGGCTACTGGAGTTAAAGGAGATGTAAGAAGTTTTGGTAAAATAGCAAGTATAGATAGTAATTGTGATTACGATAAACTAAGAGAAACTGTTCAAAAAATAACTAAATACGATATTACGCATGTTCTGTTAAAGCTTAAAGAAAAGGATCAAGATTTGCCATATTCTATCGCAATAAGAGCAGTAATTACTGAAGATTTTATGACTGCAGACTTTGCAAAGATAGATAAAGGAATTTTAAATAAAATTGCAGACGAAATAATGGATATACCTAAAGTTAAAGAAGTATTATATGATATAACTTCAAAACCTCCTGCCACTATTGAATTTGAATAA
- the htpX gene encoding zinc metalloprotease HtpX, with the protein MNLTILKLKANMLLASIGIFLLGFALIFAVVSYFYGLSFAPLVIVGILSFLIVLDIIQWLFGPYLINAMYKTVEVTPNDPTYGWVVDVVNEVAMYNRMSPPKVYIANVPFPNAFAYGSPIAGKRVAITLPLLKMLNKDELKAVLGHELGHLRHKDVQLLMAVGLIPALLFWIGYSLMFSGMFSEGGGRNNNAGALWLVGIALLVVSYLFQFFVLYLNRMREAYADVNAAETVPNGAENLERALAKITLSTDPRILEKYKKKNNNNIANMLFFSPIEVNEDIPETSVDELIEYWKHEKVSWFSDFFSDHPSSAKRIQLLEKLKYAFPA; encoded by the coding sequence ATGAACCTAACTATATTAAAACTCAAAGCTAACATGTTACTAGCCAGTATAGGGATATTCCTTTTAGGATTTGCTTTAATATTTGCCGTAGTTAGCTATTTCTATGGACTAAGTTTCGCTCCACTAGTAATAGTAGGAATCTTATCATTCCTTATTGTACTTGATATAATACAATGGTTATTTGGGCCATATCTTATAAATGCAATGTATAAAACCGTAGAAGTGACTCCAAATGATCCCACTTACGGATGGGTAGTCGATGTTGTAAATGAAGTAGCAATGTACAATAGAATGTCCCCTCCTAAAGTCTATATAGCTAATGTTCCTTTCCCTAATGCTTTTGCCTATGGAAGCCCAATAGCAGGAAAAAGAGTAGCAATAACATTACCACTATTAAAAATGTTAAATAAAGATGAGCTAAAGGCAGTTTTAGGTCACGAGCTTGGTCATTTAAGGCATAAAGATGTACAATTACTAATGGCTGTAGGATTAATTCCAGCACTATTATTCTGGATTGGCTACTCACTAATGTTTAGTGGGATGTTCTCAGAAGGAGGAGGAAGAAACAACAATGCAGGAGCATTATGGTTAGTAGGTATAGCGCTTCTAGTAGTAAGCTATCTATTCCAGTTCTTTGTCCTCTATTTAAATAGAATGAGAGAAGCGTATGCAGATGTTAATGCAGCAGAAACAGTACCTAATGGTGCTGAAAATTTAGAGAGAGCATTAGCAAAGATTACACTATCTACTGATCCTAGAATTCTTGAAAAATATAAAAAGAAAAATAACAATAATATAGCAAATATGCTATTCTTCTCTCCAATAGAAGTTAATGAAGATATTCCAGAAACCAGTGTAGATGAATTAATTGAATACTGGAAACATGAAAAAGTGTCTTGGTTTTCAGATTTCTTTAGTGACCATCCAAGTTCAGCGAAAAGAATACAATTATTAGAAAAATTGAAATATGCATTTCCAGCATAA
- a CDS encoding CBS domain-containing protein, producing the protein MMEELVKEYMRSNVISVDKESKLKDVAKIMTENNVGSVIVVDNGKPIGIITEKDIVRAIGKGEDLNSLAKNIMTASLITIREDSPITGALSIMRSSNIRHLPVVDNSGKLCGILSIRDVAKALDNMFENSLD; encoded by the coding sequence ATTATGGAAGAACTAGTTAAAGAATACATGAGAAGTAATGTAATATCTGTAGATAAAGAATCTAAATTGAAAGATGTAGCTAAAATTATGACAGAAAATAACGTAGGATCAGTTATAGTAGTAGATAATGGTAAGCCTATAGGAATTATAACTGAAAAAGATATAGTAAGAGCTATTGGAAAAGGAGAAGATCTAAATTCATTGGCTAAAAATATAATGACTGCATCATTAATAACAATAAGAGAAGACTCACCAATAACTGGAGCTTTGAGCATTATGAGATCAAGTAATATAAGACATCTACCGGTAGTAGATAATTCAGGAAAATTATGCGGTATCCTCTCGATCAGAGATGTAGCTAAAGCACTAGATAATATGTTTGAGAATAGTTTAGATTAG
- a CDS encoding teichoic acid transporter — MENKEKQGNRSAGFVRIGLFNLLLKTLVAPISFLFSLLVVRYLSSISIETFGIWQYIFILVTGYFTIPGDLFSSITSRYSAEGRKIGGIIIINALAGALSSLIYFFLIPDFVNISGYHIFSYFYLAILLIISIYLMKISNSIAIGKSPRLTAISTVSFQLLRLGSGIVLMFYFHLSIEAVILAYTIGYLSQILFNLVFVNANLKVDFKVAFTAVKKSLVFIMNYVQLIIESTLTLIIVALVGSAIPISYFESALIISNIVYWSQASTDGLVLKLQESKDPKLIETALKLFFTAGGIFLLIILVDGERLLYILRPEYIASIWALLVLSTSNFIRALYSIFYRAIYMKDETLSVESKGEFKGYTAKLTRNNVIISAFGVTSMLILAYMIKDNENIYQISPLLAVIISSALLINSIGMLISSFLTSKKLYSFRFPKREAIVSIFLSLLASFPFLGLTKERTIPELEIMIKLTLFSIIIYVVLSYFLNPYARSLIRTAIKEVKNFKL, encoded by the coding sequence ATGGAAAATAAGGAAAAGCAAGGGAATAGGAGTGCAGGATTTGTAAGAATAGGCTTATTCAATCTTTTGTTAAAAACTTTAGTTGCTCCTATTTCTTTCCTTTTTTCGCTTTTAGTTGTTAGATACTTGTCTTCAATATCAATAGAAACTTTTGGAATATGGCAGTATATTTTCATTTTAGTAACTGGTTATTTTACTATTCCTGGAGATCTTTTTTCGTCAATAACGTCTAGATATTCCGCAGAAGGAAGAAAAATAGGTGGAATAATTATAATAAACGCTCTGGCAGGAGCTTTGTCCTCTCTTATTTATTTCTTTCTTATTCCTGACTTTGTAAATATTTCTGGGTATCATATATTTTCGTACTTTTACTTAGCCATTCTCTTAATAATATCAATTTATCTAATGAAGATAAGCAATTCTATAGCTATAGGAAAATCTCCTAGATTAACAGCTATATCTACAGTATCTTTTCAATTATTGAGATTAGGATCGGGTATTGTACTAATGTTTTATTTTCATTTATCAATAGAAGCAGTAATTTTAGCGTACACTATAGGCTACTTGTCTCAAATACTTTTCAACTTAGTTTTCGTCAATGCCAACTTAAAAGTAGATTTTAAAGTAGCATTTACAGCAGTTAAAAAGTCTCTAGTCTTTATCATGAATTATGTGCAATTAATAATAGAATCGACTTTAACGCTAATTATAGTTGCATTAGTAGGCTCTGCAATTCCAATTTCTTATTTTGAATCCGCATTAATAATTTCGAATATAGTATATTGGAGCCAAGCTTCAACAGATGGACTAGTTTTAAAGTTACAAGAATCTAAAGATCCTAAGCTAATTGAAACAGCATTAAAGCTATTTTTTACTGCCGGAGGAATTTTTCTCTTAATAATATTAGTAGATGGAGAAAGACTTTTGTATATTCTAAGACCAGAGTATATAGCTTCCATATGGGCATTGTTAGTTCTTTCTACTTCAAATTTTATCCGCGCTTTATATAGCATTTTTTATAGAGCAATATACATGAAGGATGAGACTCTGTCAGTAGAGTCAAAAGGTGAATTTAAAGGATATACAGCTAAATTGACTAGAAATAATGTAATAATATCAGCTTTTGGTGTAACATCAATGCTAATATTAGCATATATGATTAAAGATAATGAAAATATATATCAAATCTCTCCTTTACTTGCTGTAATAATATCTTCTGCTTTACTCATTAATTCTATTGGTATGTTAATTTCTTCTTTCTTAACCTCAAAAAAATTGTATAGTTTTAGATTTCCAAAAAGAGAAGCTATAGTATCAATTTTCTTATCGTTGTTAGCTTCGTTTCCTTTTCTTGGATTAACTAAAGAAAGAACTATTCCTGAATTAGAAATAATGATAAAACTAACACTTTTCTCGATAATAATTTATGTAGTATTAAGCTACTTCTTAAATCCATATGCAAGAAGCTTGATTAGAACGGCAATAAAAGAAGTAAAAAACTTTAAGCTATAA
- a CDS encoding class I fructose-bisphosphate aldolase, which produces MSGLDIRLKRLFEKGKTFIVALDHGLVMGPLKGIENPAEIVSKLSGIPDALQMSPAMLRIVEENFYTRSSSMIIARLDTANVWRKERKFSSGYYSMVYNVKEAVEAGADAVVTYLVVGYGDDRVEGYNIDQLSLARKEAHDYGIPFIIEPLYVSPDNPDSVKDVNLVKYVTRLASEIGADILKVDYTGSKESFREVVNVAFSPIVIRGGPKTKDDKEFLMMLKDAIDAGAKGITVGRNLWQSKDPVSMAKAIASIIKEDKKIEEITV; this is translated from the coding sequence ATGTCAGGTTTAGATATAAGGTTAAAAAGACTTTTCGAAAAAGGGAAAACTTTCATTGTAGCCTTGGATCATGGATTAGTAATGGGACCATTAAAGGGAATAGAAAATCCGGCTGAAATAGTTTCAAAACTCTCTGGAATACCAGATGCATTACAGATGTCTCCTGCTATGCTAAGAATAGTAGAAGAAAACTTTTACACCAGATCTTCTTCTATGATAATAGCTAGGCTTGATACTGCAAACGTATGGAGAAAAGAAAGAAAGTTCTCGTCTGGCTATTATTCAATGGTTTATAATGTTAAAGAAGCAGTAGAAGCTGGAGCTGACGCTGTAGTCACTTACTTAGTAGTAGGCTATGGAGATGATAGAGTTGAAGGATATAACATAGATCAACTATCATTAGCTAGGAAAGAAGCTCATGATTATGGAATTCCTTTTATTATCGAACCATTATACGTTTCTCCAGATAATCCAGATTCTGTTAAAGATGTAAACTTAGTGAAATATGTTACTAGGTTAGCATCAGAAATAGGTGCTGATATTCTAAAAGTCGATTATACTGGAAGCAAAGAATCATTTAGAGAAGTAGTAAATGTTGCCTTTTCACCTATAGTAATTAGAGGAGGTCCAAAGACTAAGGATGATAAAGAATTTCTCATGATGTTAAAAGATGCTATAGATGCTGGAGCAAAAGGCATTACAGTAGGAAGAAACTTATGGCAATCCAAAGATCCAGTTAGTATGGCTAAGGCAATAGCTAGTATAATAAAAGAAGATAAAAAAATCGAGGAAATAACAGTCTAA
- a CDS encoding sugar phosphate nucleotidyltransferase codes for MVSKAIITSAGLGSRMKYITSVMPKALLPLFKKEDGKRVMRPIIDLIMDSLRACGVNNFSIVVGKHGKLLMDYLFERGVTFFFQDTPKGFGDAVLRAENFACGEPFFVHADDGVLTGGYYEAKELFEQNNPDAVLLLRKVNNPHRYGIAKVKDQGKFMNHAMYYILDVQEKPPQPFSNLAISAVYIFKPKIFTYLKNIKISEGELELTYGIKKILDDGGEVLSLELEDEKWLNVGDPDNYFKALEYSFQNL; via the coding sequence ATGGTAAGCAAAGCTATTATTACGTCTGCTGGCCTAGGAAGTAGAATGAAATATATAACTTCAGTAATGCCTAAAGCACTACTACCACTATTTAAAAAAGAAGATGGAAAAAGAGTAATGAGACCTATAATTGATCTTATTATGGATTCTTTAAGAGCTTGTGGAGTTAACAATTTTAGCATAGTTGTAGGAAAACATGGAAAGCTTTTAATGGATTATTTATTCGAAAGAGGAGTAACTTTCTTCTTTCAAGACACTCCAAAAGGATTTGGGGATGCAGTATTAAGAGCAGAAAATTTTGCTTGTGGTGAACCCTTTTTTGTACATGCAGATGATGGTGTACTAACTGGAGGATATTATGAAGCAAAAGAATTATTTGAACAAAATAATCCTGATGCAGTATTATTATTAAGGAAGGTAAATAATCCACATAGATACGGTATAGCAAAAGTCAAAGACCAGGGAAAATTCATGAATCATGCTATGTATTACATTTTAGATGTTCAAGAAAAACCTCCTCAGCCTTTCTCTAATTTAGCAATTTCAGCAGTTTATATTTTCAAACCTAAAATCTTTACATATCTGAAAAATATAAAAATAAGCGAAGGAGAATTAGAATTAACATATGGGATAAAGAAAATTTTAGATGATGGAGGAGAAGTATTAAGTCTTGAATTAGAAGATGAAAAATGGTTAAATGTAGGAGATCCAGATAATTACTTTAAAGCATTAGAGTATTCATTTCAAAATTTATAA